A stretch of the Sphingobacterium thalpophilum genome encodes the following:
- a CDS encoding META domain-containing protein gives MRLIKIMMLTMSILGLASCSVINRSADKPQSDKAGMDIVGKKWQLIEVNGKAVAAEINGRIPYLQLDETRYSANGGCNGIGGELTLEKNGKIKFSKGMSTMMACPDMSIERALSAALLSTDNYTVDGNILNLNKAKMAPLAKFRLLTADQQDISGSWELDYISGARIAFEGLYPHRKPTMNFSAKEGKVNGNSSCNNYNATFKTAGNKISFGPIMSTKMACEGNGEATFFSTLEKVNTYSVSGNTLTFIMGDIAVMRLHRK, from the coding sequence ATGAGATTGATAAAAATTATGATGCTGACCATGTCGATCCTGGGGCTGGCAAGTTGTTCGGTGATAAACAGAAGTGCTGATAAACCGCAGTCTGACAAAGCCGGCATGGACATCGTCGGAAAAAAATGGCAGTTAATTGAAGTGAATGGAAAAGCTGTTGCTGCAGAGATCAATGGCAGAATACCGTACCTACAGCTGGATGAAACACGCTACAGTGCGAACGGCGGCTGCAATGGAATCGGCGGTGAACTGACGCTGGAAAAAAATGGAAAGATCAAATTTTCAAAAGGTATGTCCACGATGATGGCTTGCCCCGATATGTCCATCGAGCGTGCTCTTTCTGCGGCTTTGCTCAGCACCGACAACTATACAGTGGATGGTAATATTCTCAACCTAAACAAAGCAAAGATGGCCCCGCTGGCCAAGTTCAGATTGCTCACTGCAGACCAACAGGACATCAGCGGCAGCTGGGAGCTCGATTATATCTCCGGTGCTCGCATAGCTTTCGAAGGACTTTATCCGCATCGTAAACCAACGATGAACTTCAGCGCCAAAGAAGGAAAAGTGAATGGCAACAGCAGCTGCAACAATTATAATGCAACCTTTAAAACAGCGGGCAATAAGATCAGCTTTGGGCCGATAATGTCGACGAAAATGGCTTGTGAAGGCAATGGTGAAGCGACATTTTTCTCCACCCTGGAAAAGGTAAATACGTATAGTGTCAGCGGCAATACATTGACCTTTATTATGGGCGACATCGCTGTGATGAGACTGCATCGTAAATAG
- the yidC gene encoding membrane protein insertase YidC, whose product MDRNTLIGLVLMFAIITGSFYLMKPSESEIKQEQARQDAKAQAAKGLPVKNDSIAKAAQTAATADSAELKKPFGASKFGTEKIITLENESIIAKISTKGGKVKSVELKGEKNFNGKPLMLFDGEDNKFGFLFNAAGQNISTNDLYFHTEATDIQVTGEGKQSVKFRLNYNADQYIEYVYSIAGKGYNVALDVNTKGIQNLIPQSQKTLTLNWNTALRQKEQNIESERQKSTLYYKEEDKVDHLSESKDDDEALEKKVQWIAFKQHYFSNILSAKDGFVNAKVDVKHATEGDVIKLYNTNAELSFDNHKDNNYTLNFFFGPNQYNVLKAEGNDYQSIINMGWGPMRWINQWITVPVFNFLDGFHMSYGIVILLLTLMLKLILSPMTYKSYVSMAKMRVLKPQLDEIKAKVGEDNQMLMQQEQMKLYKQVGVNPLGGCLPLLLQMPFTIAFFYFFPNLFELRGQSFLFMKDMSTYDTLFTFPAIFGSFNHISLMCILMTLTTLLTTWYNNATSGATGQMKYMGYIMPLIFFFVLNSFPAGLNYYYFLSALFTFLTQLVIRSMVDDDKILAKLEENKKNPKVEKKSSFQAKLEEMMRAQQQAQQNKNK is encoded by the coding sequence ATGGATAGAAATACCCTAATTGGTTTGGTCCTGATGTTTGCTATCATCACTGGTTCGTTTTACCTGATGAAGCCCTCAGAATCGGAAATCAAACAAGAACAGGCGCGACAAGACGCAAAAGCGCAGGCAGCAAAGGGATTGCCTGTAAAGAATGACTCTATCGCAAAAGCAGCACAAACAGCAGCGACTGCAGATTCTGCTGAATTGAAGAAACCTTTTGGTGCTTCAAAATTTGGAACTGAAAAAATTATCACCCTCGAGAATGAATCGATCATTGCCAAAATCAGTACAAAAGGCGGTAAAGTAAAATCAGTCGAATTAAAAGGTGAAAAGAATTTCAATGGAAAACCATTGATGCTTTTTGATGGCGAGGACAATAAGTTTGGGTTCCTGTTCAACGCAGCGGGACAGAATATTTCAACAAACGATTTATACTTCCATACAGAGGCTACAGATATTCAAGTGACGGGCGAAGGCAAACAATCGGTTAAATTCAGGTTGAACTACAACGCAGATCAGTATATTGAATACGTATACTCCATCGCGGGCAAAGGCTATAATGTAGCACTTGATGTCAATACAAAAGGTATTCAGAACCTGATCCCGCAAAGCCAGAAAACATTAACCCTCAACTGGAATACAGCGCTCCGTCAAAAAGAGCAGAACATAGAATCTGAAAGACAGAAATCAACACTCTACTACAAAGAGGAGGATAAGGTAGACCACCTGTCCGAATCGAAAGATGACGACGAAGCACTGGAAAAGAAAGTACAGTGGATCGCTTTCAAACAGCATTATTTTTCCAATATTCTCAGCGCCAAAGACGGCTTTGTCAACGCCAAAGTCGACGTGAAGCACGCCACTGAGGGAGATGTTATCAAACTGTATAATACGAATGCAGAATTGAGTTTTGACAACCATAAGGATAATAATTACACATTAAATTTCTTCTTCGGCCCAAATCAGTACAATGTACTGAAGGCGGAGGGTAATGACTATCAGTCTATCATCAACATGGGCTGGGGTCCCATGCGGTGGATCAACCAGTGGATCACTGTACCGGTATTCAATTTTCTGGACGGCTTCCACATGAGTTATGGTATTGTTATTCTGCTGCTAACATTAATGCTGAAACTGATCCTATCACCAATGACATACAAGTCGTATGTATCGATGGCCAAAATGCGGGTCTTGAAACCACAGCTCGATGAGATCAAGGCAAAGGTCGGTGAAGACAACCAGATGTTGATGCAGCAGGAACAGATGAAATTGTATAAGCAGGTGGGCGTGAACCCTTTGGGTGGCTGTCTTCCGCTTCTTTTACAAATGCCATTTACCATTGCATTTTTCTACTTCTTTCCAAACTTATTTGAGCTGAGAGGACAGAGCTTCTTATTCATGAAGGATATGTCAACATACGACACCTTATTTACCTTCCCGGCAATATTTGGGTCCTTTAACCATATCTCATTGATGTGTATCCTAATGACCTTGACAACCTTGCTGACCACGTGGTACAACAATGCGACATCAGGAGCCACGGGACAGATGAAATACATGGGCTATATCATGCCACTGATTTTCTTCTTTGTCCTGAACAGTTTCCCTGCAGGTTTGAATTATTACTATTTTCTAAGTGCATTGTTCACATTCCTGACGCAGCTGGTAATCCGTTCAATGGTAGATGACGACAAAATCCTCGCGAAGCTGGAGGAAAATAAGAAAAATCCAAAAGTGGAGAAAAAATCGTCTTTTCAGGCCAAATTGGAAGAAATGATGCGTGCGCAACAACAAGCGCAACAAAACAAAAATAAATAG
- a CDS encoding acyl-CoA dehydrogenase family protein: MFDKVKNIMDLAKSIDFGKLEEISKKVDLGAVMDAVSKMDDKQLQGLIKMLGAGKEKKELPAINGDFYDMDSKLTGADRELQLKVREFMEQEVKPIVNKYWLRDEFPFEIVPKLAALNICGYTYDGYGCAGGSSLMEGIIASEIARVDASVATFFGVQSGLAMGSIYICGSDEQKQEWLPRMQKMEVIGAFGLTEPEVGSGAAGGLTTTCKKTADGWLLNGQKKWIGNSTFSDMTIIWARDLDDGEVKGFIVRKDNPGFSVEKIKDKMALRIVQNGLITLDNCVVPETDRLQNANSFKDTGKVLQMTRAGVAWMAVGCARGAYENALDYTRKRKQFGKPIASFQLIQNHLVEMLSNLTAMQTLVFRLSELQDAGQLRDEHASLAKVFCSLRTRDIVSKAREVMGGNGILLEYNVARFLADAEAIYSYEGTKEINSLIVGRSITGFSAFV, from the coding sequence ATGTTTGATAAAGTCAAGAATATCATGGATCTGGCCAAGTCTATCGACTTTGGCAAGTTAGAAGAAATATCGAAGAAGGTCGATTTGGGGGCGGTGATGGATGCCGTCTCAAAAATGGATGACAAGCAGCTGCAGGGGCTGATAAAGATGCTCGGTGCAGGCAAGGAAAAGAAAGAGCTGCCTGCAATAAATGGAGATTTTTATGATATGGACAGCAAACTGACCGGTGCTGATCGCGAGCTACAGCTGAAAGTACGCGAATTCATGGAACAGGAAGTCAAGCCTATTGTAAACAAATATTGGTTACGGGACGAATTCCCTTTCGAGATCGTTCCTAAACTGGCGGCGCTCAATATATGTGGATATACCTATGATGGCTACGGCTGTGCTGGCGGCAGTTCGTTAATGGAAGGTATTATTGCCTCTGAAATTGCGCGTGTGGATGCATCGGTAGCTACTTTCTTTGGTGTGCAGAGTGGTCTGGCAATGGGCTCCATTTATATCTGTGGTTCGGATGAACAGAAACAGGAGTGGCTGCCAAGGATGCAAAAGATGGAAGTGATAGGCGCCTTTGGTCTGACCGAACCCGAAGTCGGATCGGGCGCTGCGGGCGGACTGACGACGACCTGTAAGAAAACTGCTGACGGCTGGTTGCTGAATGGCCAAAAGAAATGGATCGGCAATTCCACCTTTTCCGATATGACGATTATTTGGGCCAGGGACCTCGACGATGGAGAGGTGAAAGGCTTCATTGTCCGTAAAGATAATCCCGGCTTTTCTGTCGAAAAAATTAAGGATAAAATGGCCTTACGTATTGTTCAAAATGGGCTTATTACGCTGGATAATTGTGTTGTTCCCGAAACCGACCGCTTGCAGAATGCGAATTCCTTCAAAGATACGGGTAAGGTTCTTCAGATGACAAGGGCGGGAGTCGCCTGGATGGCTGTAGGCTGTGCCAGGGGCGCCTATGAAAATGCATTGGACTATACCCGAAAGAGAAAGCAATTTGGTAAACCCATCGCATCTTTCCAGTTGATCCAGAACCATTTGGTGGAGATGCTCTCCAATCTGACAGCGATGCAGACGCTGGTGTTTAGGCTATCCGAACTGCAGGATGCGGGACAGTTGCGTGATGAACATGCTTCTCTGGCTAAAGTGTTCTGTTCGTTACGTACCCGAGACATTGTGTCCAAGGCCAGGGAAGTTATGGGCGGCAATGGTATTTTACTGGAATATAACGTCGCTAGATTTCTAGCCGATGCGGAGGCAATCTATTCTTATGAAGGTACAAAGGAGATCAACTCGCTGATTGTCGGAAGGAGCATCACGGGATTCAGCGCCTTTGTCTGA
- a CDS encoding condensation domain-containing protein — MKRRLLFGERMLWGDGTEPFNAVIPFRLRGIFKEEDIQHALDRLQEKHPWLRALIAYDERNAPWFKVSELTVPIPVRSVRRASEEHWQEESIREWHSPFDHQAPLVRFVWIRGEEISDMLFVVHHCLCDGGSAMALLYAFLKVLDNPAAFIGHEQPIGGIQDVVPADILKNKSVQLKAKLIGRLAAFAIKYIPVRKKAADRQADYLIHWKFNKSISRRLASYCKCLGVTVNTFLASTILDAFHKIRGAAAFNKVSCPVDIRRFAPQVKDDHIFAFGLMIVLSSDRKRTPVDNLQIMQAAVNRKTAKLNPYLTMMVMESAHDALHNFTRLLKRGRSSNDCMFSNLGRLHIPDQYQSFSLEAIFSPSVIGPLGNTTTLVTSTFKEQMDFSFVGSEGYLPKAEAMAIRDAIIDSITQQIDYQTAS, encoded by the coding sequence ATGAAAAGAAGACTATTATTTGGCGAACGTATGTTATGGGGCGATGGAACCGAACCCTTCAATGCAGTCATTCCTTTTCGTCTACGGGGCATTTTTAAGGAAGAGGATATCCAACATGCGCTGGACAGACTACAGGAAAAACATCCCTGGTTACGGGCCCTGATAGCCTATGACGAGAGAAATGCTCCTTGGTTCAAAGTATCTGAATTGACCGTGCCTATTCCGGTACGATCAGTACGGCGAGCCAGCGAAGAGCATTGGCAGGAGGAATCCATACGAGAATGGCATTCCCCTTTTGATCATCAGGCACCTCTGGTTCGCTTTGTATGGATCCGGGGAGAAGAGATTTCCGATATGCTTTTTGTAGTTCACCATTGCCTCTGTGACGGTGGCTCTGCAATGGCTTTGTTGTACGCGTTCTTAAAAGTGCTGGACAATCCAGCAGCATTCATCGGGCACGAACAGCCTATCGGCGGCATCCAGGATGTCGTACCCGCAGATATTTTAAAGAATAAATCGGTACAGCTTAAGGCCAAATTAATCGGCCGTTTGGCCGCCTTCGCCATAAAATACATCCCCGTCCGCAAAAAAGCAGCCGACCGACAGGCGGACTATTTGATCCACTGGAAATTCAACAAGTCCATCAGCCGGAGGTTGGCCTCCTATTGCAAGTGCCTGGGGGTTACGGTCAATACTTTTTTGGCTTCTACCATACTGGATGCATTCCACAAAATACGTGGGGCCGCAGCTTTCAACAAGGTTTCCTGTCCGGTAGATATCCGCCGTTTTGCTCCGCAGGTTAAAGATGACCATATCTTTGCTTTCGGGCTGATGATTGTGCTTTCGTCAGACCGCAAGCGAACTCCGGTCGACAACCTGCAGATCATGCAGGCAGCAGTGAACCGTAAAACAGCCAAGCTGAATCCCTACCTCACAATGATGGTCATGGAGTCTGCCCACGACGCGCTGCACAACTTTACCAGGCTACTTAAACGGGGCCGCTCGTCCAACGACTGCATGTTTTCGAACCTGGGACGTCTTCATATTCCGGATCAATACCAATCCTTCAGCCTTGAAGCTATTTTCAGCCCTTCCGTCATCGGCCCTCTGGGTAATACAACAACCTTGGTCACCTCCACATTTAAGGAGCAAATGGATTTTTCGTTTGTGGGAAGTGAAGGCTATCTTCCAAAAGCGGAAGCAATGGCCATCCGTGATGCCATCATTGATTCCATAACACAACAAATAGATTATCAGACAGCATCATGA
- a CDS encoding condensation domain-containing protein, producing the protein MIRRTLMMVERIMYVDAETPLNCVFAAKIRGILAAKDIQHALDKIQQKHPLLRSSIDTAAAKPTFVVHENMPPIPLRVIERQTETDWLLASERAWYHSFKDTTRPLAELLWIKGQHCSELLWVLPHCICDGTSIVTLMRELLSLLDDPTAHLPPYSLFGSVDEFLPEGFNLTKKSRKAKFYLVMARLLFFLQRKSKRKNVGRNYALHWKLSPQITANITERCRTLGITVHAALCAAFMQAFQNIQGKKAKNKVISPVDIRHFIPEIRQDHMFAFAPTVELSLKKGEYNLLKNAVYLKAMLLQKMEKINARELLWLGEQLHPLVDRMIAMLQTSRGGHDITLSNMGRIQIPVHFKNFSVESVFSPTVAFPWLNANTLVTTTYRDQMDFSLMSHEDFLPKDEANRIKEQAIALLTSL; encoded by the coding sequence ATGATCAGGAGAACATTAATGATGGTGGAACGGATCATGTATGTGGATGCGGAGACACCTTTAAACTGTGTATTTGCTGCAAAAATTAGAGGTATCCTAGCTGCCAAAGATATTCAGCACGCACTGGATAAAATCCAACAAAAACACCCCCTACTGCGGTCATCTATCGACACCGCCGCAGCTAAGCCTACTTTCGTCGTCCACGAGAACATGCCCCCTATTCCGCTTCGTGTAATCGAACGCCAAACGGAGACGGACTGGCTATTGGCATCGGAGCGAGCATGGTATCACTCTTTTAAGGATACGACGCGACCCCTTGCCGAGCTGCTATGGATCAAAGGGCAGCATTGCTCCGAACTCCTGTGGGTACTGCCCCATTGCATATGTGATGGCACAAGCATTGTCACCCTGATGCGCGAACTCCTGTCGCTACTAGACGACCCAACGGCGCATCTGCCACCGTACTCCCTTTTCGGATCAGTCGACGAATTCCTCCCGGAAGGATTTAACCTGACTAAAAAATCCCGCAAGGCAAAATTCTACTTAGTCATGGCACGACTGCTCTTTTTCCTGCAACGCAAAAGCAAGCGGAAAAATGTTGGCCGAAACTATGCGCTTCACTGGAAGCTATCACCGCAAATTACAGCTAATATAACAGAACGCTGTAGAACGCTGGGGATAACGGTGCATGCCGCCTTATGCGCGGCGTTCATGCAAGCCTTTCAGAATATACAGGGGAAAAAGGCAAAAAATAAGGTTATCAGTCCGGTAGATATCCGACATTTTATTCCGGAAATCAGGCAGGATCACATGTTCGCTTTCGCTCCTACCGTCGAGCTCTCTCTAAAAAAAGGTGAATATAATCTACTGAAAAATGCTGTGTATCTTAAAGCAATGCTGCTGCAAAAAATGGAAAAGATAAATGCCCGTGAACTTTTGTGGCTAGGCGAACAGCTACATCCGCTTGTGGACCGTATGATTGCAATGCTGCAGACCAGCCGGGGTGGGCATGATATCACCTTATCGAATATGGGACGGATACAGATCCCGGTCCATTTCAAAAATTTCAGTGTAGAAAGCGTATTTAGTCCTACAGTAGCGTTCCCTTGGCTAAATGCGAATACCTTGGTAACAACGACCTACCGGGATCAAATGGACTTCTCGTTGATGTCGCACGAAGATTTTCTGCCGAAGGATGAAGCGAACAGAATTAAAGAACAGGCAATTGCATTATTGACATCGCTATAA
- a CDS encoding CTP synthase, translating into MTKYIFVTGGVTSSLGKGIIAASLAKLLQARGYKVTIQKFDPYINIDPGTLNPYEHGECYVTEDGAETDLDLGHYERFLNVPTSQANNVTTGRIYQHVIQQEREGAYLGKTVQVIPHITDEIKRRMQLLGESGNYDIIITELGGTVGDIESLPFVEAVRQLRWELGANNSLVIHLTLVPYLAAAGELKTKPTQHSVKTLLEYGVQPDILVCRTEHKLSQEIRKKLAQFCNVNINAVVESIDASTIYDVPLLMLKENLDKTALTKLKLSSKNEPDLENWKAFLGKLKNPTNEVNIALVGKYVELPDAYKSITEGFIHAGASNECKVKVSYIAAESVTKENVAEKLKGMDGVLVAPGFGERGLEGKLNAIQYVRENHIPFFGICLGMQCSVIEFGRNVLGLKDANSFEMDANTSNPVINLMEEQKNITDMGGTMRLGAYDCEIKKGTKAFAIYGKTKISERHRHRYEFNNAYLKQYEAAGMIASGFNPETGLVEIVELKNHPFFVAGQFHPELKSTVANPHPLFVSFVAAALANKKSK; encoded by the coding sequence ATGACTAAATATATTTTTGTTACGGGCGGCGTTACTTCGTCGTTAGGGAAAGGTATTATTGCAGCCTCCCTTGCTAAACTTCTCCAGGCACGTGGCTACAAAGTGACCATTCAAAAATTCGACCCTTACATTAACATTGATCCCGGAACCTTAAATCCTTATGAGCACGGTGAATGCTATGTCACCGAGGATGGAGCTGAAACCGACCTTGACTTAGGTCACTATGAACGCTTCCTGAATGTTCCTACTTCCCAGGCGAACAATGTAACAACAGGCCGTATTTACCAGCATGTGATCCAGCAGGAACGTGAAGGCGCATATTTAGGAAAAACAGTTCAAGTCATTCCCCATATCACCGACGAGATCAAACGCCGCATGCAATTGCTGGGTGAATCTGGCAACTATGACATTATCATTACTGAGCTGGGCGGCACAGTCGGTGACATCGAATCGCTTCCTTTTGTGGAAGCCGTCAGACAGCTGCGCTGGGAACTTGGGGCGAATAACTCCTTAGTGATCCACCTGACACTGGTCCCCTACCTCGCTGCTGCAGGCGAGCTCAAAACAAAGCCAACCCAGCACTCAGTCAAAACTCTGCTGGAATATGGCGTACAGCCAGATATTCTGGTATGTCGTACAGAACATAAATTATCGCAGGAAATACGCAAAAAATTAGCGCAATTCTGTAATGTCAATATCAATGCTGTTGTAGAATCCATCGATGCATCCACCATATATGATGTACCGTTGTTGATGCTAAAAGAAAATCTGGATAAAACTGCGTTAACCAAGCTGAAACTTTCGAGCAAAAACGAACCTGATCTGGAAAATTGGAAAGCATTTTTGGGCAAGCTCAAAAATCCAACAAACGAGGTCAATATTGCCCTTGTGGGAAAATATGTTGAGCTTCCTGACGCATACAAGTCCATTACCGAAGGGTTTATTCATGCAGGAGCGAGCAATGAATGCAAGGTGAAGGTCAGCTATATCGCCGCTGAAAGTGTTACAAAGGAAAATGTTGCCGAGAAACTGAAAGGTATGGACGGAGTGCTGGTTGCGCCAGGATTTGGTGAACGCGGACTGGAAGGTAAATTAAACGCCATTCAGTATGTGCGCGAAAATCATATTCCATTTTTCGGTATCTGTCTGGGTATGCAATGCTCAGTTATCGAGTTCGGAAGAAACGTACTGGGACTGAAAGATGCCAACAGCTTTGAAATGGATGCGAATACCAGCAATCCGGTCATCAACCTAATGGAGGAGCAGAAAAACATCACCGATATGGGTGGAACAATGCGCTTAGGAGCCTATGACTGTGAAATCAAAAAAGGGACAAAAGCATTCGCGATCTATGGAAAAACAAAGATCTCAGAAAGACATCGTCACCGTTATGAGTTTAACAATGCCTATTTAAAACAATATGAAGCTGCCGGAATGATCGCTTCTGGCTTTAATCCGGAAACCGGTTTAGTTGAAATTGTCGAACTTAAAAATCATCCTTTTTTCGTTGCGGGACAATTTCATCCAGAATTAAAGTCAACTGTTGCAAATCCTCACCCACTTTTTGTTAGCTTTGTAGCCGCTGCTTTGGCGAACAAGAAATCAAAGTAG
- the rplS gene encoding 50S ribosomal protein L19 translates to MDLVKFVEEQAVVKNEIPAFKAGDTISVHYKIREGNKERVQVYQGVVIQLNSEGANATFTVRKISNGVGVERIFPVNSPNIAKIEVNSYGKVRRAKLFYLRGLTGKAARIKTKRV, encoded by the coding sequence ATGGATTTAGTAAAATTTGTAGAAGAACAAGCGGTAGTAAAAAATGAAATTCCCGCTTTCAAAGCCGGAGATACCATCAGCGTTCATTATAAAATTCGCGAAGGAAATAAAGAGCGTGTTCAGGTGTACCAAGGTGTAGTAATCCAATTAAACAGCGAAGGTGCTAACGCTACTTTTACCGTTCGTAAAATCTCTAACGGTGTAGGTGTTGAACGTATTTTCCCTGTAAACTCGCCAAACATTGCCAAAATTGAAGTAAACAGCTACGGTAAAGTTCGTCGCGCTAAATTATTCTATTTGCGTGGCCTTACTGGTAAAGCTGCTCGTATTAAAACAAAACGAGTTTAA
- a CDS encoding carbohydrate-binding family 9-like protein, which translates to MRNILLVVALTLQSISIFAQRNLEEFHRLQIQPAIYYVQKTQEQISIDGKADEKSWILTPWTSPFCDIEGPSRPAPTLNTQVKMLWDEENLYIYAKLDEPHINGYLRQPDTIIYHDNDFEVFLKPNLRSPDYVEIEVNALNTVMDLLMTKPYRFGGKANLNWDTKGLTSAVYHEGTINNPSDRDKFWSVEIKIPVKSLKYFGEGQHIKTNEVWKINFSRVQWHYDSTEKGYTKRKDTNGKLLSEQNWVWSPIGLINMHYPERWGHIKFVEHADQHFLDRSFLTIEKIAWNIFYLQEIYKRENKCYARSLADLNTLYPGLSADSKAYDITFSNANNFYHVEIKSKSKPSLKASIDSQGNIYF; encoded by the coding sequence ATGAGAAATATCCTGCTAGTAGTTGCCCTTACCTTACAGTCCATCAGCATTTTCGCGCAACGGAATCTCGAAGAATTCCACCGTTTACAGATTCAGCCGGCAATATACTATGTGCAGAAAACCCAGGAACAGATTTCCATTGACGGAAAAGCCGATGAGAAGTCTTGGATACTGACCCCCTGGACTTCCCCGTTCTGCGATATCGAAGGACCAAGCAGACCTGCTCCGACTCTGAACACACAAGTCAAAATGCTGTGGGATGAGGAAAACTTATATATCTATGCGAAATTAGACGAACCGCATATCAACGGCTACCTTCGGCAACCGGATACGATCATCTATCATGACAATGACTTTGAAGTGTTCCTCAAACCCAACCTTCGATCTCCAGACTATGTCGAAATCGAAGTCAATGCGCTAAATACTGTAATGGACCTGTTAATGACGAAACCATATCGTTTTGGCGGCAAGGCCAATCTAAACTGGGACACCAAAGGCCTCACAAGCGCCGTATACCATGAAGGCACGATCAATAATCCATCCGACCGGGATAAATTCTGGTCAGTCGAAATAAAGATCCCGGTCAAAAGCCTTAAGTATTTTGGTGAAGGACAACATATCAAGACCAATGAAGTGTGGAAAATAAACTTCTCCCGGGTACAATGGCATTACGACAGCACGGAAAAGGGATACACGAAAAGAAAAGATACTAACGGAAAACTGCTGTCCGAACAGAACTGGGTATGGTCTCCTATCGGTTTGATCAATATGCACTACCCCGAACGTTGGGGACATATTAAATTTGTGGAACATGCCGATCAGCACTTTTTGGATCGCTCATTCCTAACGATTGAAAAAATAGCTTGGAATATTTTTTATTTGCAAGAGATCTACAAACGCGAAAATAAGTGCTATGCCAGATCGTTGGCAGACCTCAATACATTATATCCAGGTCTCTCCGCGGACAGCAAGGCCTATGATATTACTTTTTCCAACGCGAACAACTTCTATCATGTTGAAATAAAGTCGAAATCGAAGCCCAGCCTAAAAGCAAGCATCGACAGTCAGGGGAATATTTATTTTTAA